A region from the Triticum aestivum cultivar Chinese Spring chromosome 3D, IWGSC CS RefSeq v2.1, whole genome shotgun sequence genome encodes:
- the LOC123076766 gene encoding rust resistance kinase Lr10-like isoform X3: MWLPMMLLKNKNAGKYNFHEKMSSSNILNQTLAIVGIDMHFLRCVNDHSYQTKLFWAAVVMVSAISIVKFIIVFAILSRLVFAPLSVLTFLAYKYWLTKISVDAVERFLQMQLALGPTRYAYTDITAITSHFKEKLGQGGYGSVYKGVLPGDVHVAIKMLVSSMSNGEEFISEVSSIGSIHHVNVVRLVGFCSEEMRRALVYEYMPHGSLEKYIFSPEKSFSWDKLNQIALGIARGIDYLHRGCDMQILHFDIKPHNILLDSDFTPKIADFGLAKLYPRDNSFLPVSAARGTVGYIAPEMVSRSFGAISSKSDVYSFGMLLLEMAGGLRNVDPRASRSQTYYPAWVYNQLCRQEVGEISEAVGIHQVERKLCVVALWCIQMKPDERPAMSEVIDMLEAGIDGLEMPPEPFFCGDEYAPAADSSVLSEISSFSE; encoded by the exons ATGTGGCTACCGATGATGTTGCTGAAAAACAAGAATGCAGGCAAATA TAACTTCCACGAAAAGATGTCTAGTTCAAACATCCTAAATCAGACTTTGGCTATTGTTGGCATCGACATGCATTTCTTGAGATGTGTAAATGACCACTCCTACCAAACGAAATTATTTTGGGCAGCGGTGGTCATGGTATCTGCCATAAGTATTGTGAAGTTCATTATTG TGTTTGCAATACTATCCAGGTTGGTGTTTGCACCATTGTCCGTATTGACCTTCCTTGCCTACAAGTACTGGCTAACAAAGATATCAGTTGATGCAGTTGAGAGGTTCCTCCAGATGCAATTAGCTCTTGGCCCAACAAGGTACGCTTACACAGACATCACTGCGATCACTAGCCACTTCAAGGAGAAGCTGGGCCAAGGAGGCTATGGTTCCGTGTACAAAGGTGTGCTTCCCGGTGACGTCCATGTTGCCATCAAAATGTTGGTCAGTTCCATGTCCAATGGAGAAGAATTCATCAGTGAGGTGTCCAGCATCGGAAGCATTCACCATGTCAACGTAGTGCGTCTGGTGGGTTTCTGCTCGGAGGAAATGAGGAGGGCTCTTGTCTATGAGTACATGCCTCATGGATCTCTTGAGAAGTACATCTTCTCGCCAGAGAAGAGTTTCTCCTGGGACAAGCTCAATCAGATTGCTCTGGGCATTGCCAGAGGGATCGACTATCTGCACCGAGGGTGCGATATGCAGATATTACATTTCGACATCAAGCCTCACAACATCCTGTTGGACAGTGACTTCACCCCAAAAATCGCTGACTTTGGACTGGCGAAACTGTACCCCAGGGACAACAGCTTTTTGCCGGTGAGCGCTGCGCGGGGAACAGTTGGCTACATAGCTCCTGAGATGGTGTCCCGTAGCTTTGGCGCCATATCGTCCAAGTCTGATGTCTACAGCTTCGGGATGTTATTGCTGGAGATGGCCGGTGGGCTAAGGAACGTGGATCCACGAGCGTCAAGGAGCCAGACGTACTACCCGGCATGGGTATACAATCAGCTGTGTCGGCAAGAGGTGGGTGAGATCTCGGAGGCTGTTGGTATCCATCAGGTGGAGAGGAAGCTGTGCGTCGTTGCGCTTTGGTGCATCCAGATGAAGCCAGACGAGCGACCGGCGATGAGCGAGGTGATAGACATGCTCGAAGCTGGCATCGATGGCCTGGAGATGCCTCCTGAGCCATTCTTCTGCGGGGACGAGTACGCTCCTGCTGCAGATTCTTCAGTATTATCAGAGATAAGTTCATTCTCAGAGTGA
- the LOC123076766 gene encoding putative L-type lectin-domain containing receptor kinase V.2 isoform X2, whose translation MTNSVAFPRSIILQTLVISSTLSVLLAKTGAEDTLRQAVCPSFSCGHLQDIKHPFRLGGDPPGCGLQEYELVCSDSQAIIHIDTGRYLVTNISYSDSVFWVVDASLDNSTICPIPQRNQRPYIYGLQSANTILLYPDSGQWAAFVSCSRMIKNNAIYRPVACRSTNTSFVYVLTTVLSYWSKHVEPSRGYLPMTPLGSWHPRPNGFASYDYEDVVKFMRTGFAVRFPVYFAPWTYSRIINRCLNDSMSNFHEKMSSSNILNQTLAIVGIDMHFLRCVNDHSYQTKLFWAAVVMVSACLQYYPVERFLQMQLALGPTRYAYTDITAITSHFKEKLGQGGYGSVYKGVLPGDVHVAIKMLVSSMSNGEEFISEVSSIGSIHHVNVVRLVGFCSEEMRRALVYEYMPHGSLEKYIFSPEKSFSWDKLNQIALGIARGIDYLHRGCDMQILHFDIKPHNILLDSDFTPKIADFGLAKLYPRDNSFLPVSAARGTVGYIAPEMVSRSFGAISSKSDVYSFGMLLLEMAGGLRNVDPRASRSQTYYPAWVYNQLCRQEVGEISEAVGIHQVERKLCVVALWCIQMKPDERPAMSEVIDMLEAGIDGLEMPPEPFFCGDEYAPAADSSVLSEISSFSE comes from the exons ATGACGAACTCCGTTGCATTTCCACGTTCCATTATACTCCAAACATTAGTAATCTCCTCCACACTTTCAGTTCTTTTAGCCAAGACTGGAGCAGAAGATACTCTCAGGCAAGCAGTTTGCCCCTCTTTCTCCTGTGGACATCTCCAAGACATCAAGCATCCTTTCCGTTTAGGAGGTGATCCGCCTGGTTGTGGTCTTCAAGAATATGAGCTAGTTTGTAGCGATAGCCAGGCTATAATTCACATCGACACGGGAAGATATCTCGTCACTAACATTTCCTACAGCGACTCTGTTTTCTGGGTTGTTGATGCCAGTTTGGATAATAGCACCATCTGCCCTATTCCTCAGAGGAATCAACGCCCTTATATCTATGGATTGCAATCAGCTAACACGATACTGCTCTATCCGGATTCAGGCCAATGGGCCGCCTTTGTGAGTTGTTCACGCATGATAAAAAATAATGCTATTTATAGGCCTGTTGCTTGCCGGAGCACCAACACTTCTTTTGTTTATGTGTTGACTACCGTGCTTTCTTATTGGTCTAAACATGTTGAGCCTTCACGTGGATACTTGCCCATGACTCCTCTGGGAAGTTGGCATCCGAGGCCAAATGGTTTTGCAAGTTATGATTATGAAGATGTCGTAAAATTTATGAGGACAGGGTTTGCTGTTAGATTTCCTGTATATTTTGCTCCCTGGACATATTCTAGGATCATCAACAGATGCCTGAATGATTCAATGAG TAACTTCCACGAAAAGATGTCTAGTTCAAACATCCTAAATCAGACTTTGGCTATTGTTGGCATCGACATGCATTTCTTGAGATGTGTAAATGACCACTCCTACCAAACGAAATTATTTTGGGCAGCGGTGGTCATGGTATCTGCC TGTTTGCAATACTATCCAG TTGAGAGGTTCCTCCAGATGCAATTAGCTCTTGGCCCAACAAGGTACGCTTACACAGACATCACTGCGATCACTAGCCACTTCAAGGAGAAGCTGGGCCAAGGAGGCTATGGTTCCGTGTACAAAGGTGTGCTTCCCGGTGACGTCCATGTTGCCATCAAAATGTTGGTCAGTTCCATGTCCAATGGAGAAGAATTCATCAGTGAGGTGTCCAGCATCGGAAGCATTCACCATGTCAACGTAGTGCGTCTGGTGGGTTTCTGCTCGGAGGAAATGAGGAGGGCTCTTGTCTATGAGTACATGCCTCATGGATCTCTTGAGAAGTACATCTTCTCGCCAGAGAAGAGTTTCTCCTGGGACAAGCTCAATCAGATTGCTCTGGGCATTGCCAGAGGGATCGACTATCTGCACCGAGGGTGCGATATGCAGATATTACATTTCGACATCAAGCCTCACAACATCCTGTTGGACAGTGACTTCACCCCAAAAATCGCTGACTTTGGACTGGCGAAACTGTACCCCAGGGACAACAGCTTTTTGCCGGTGAGCGCTGCGCGGGGAACAGTTGGCTACATAGCTCCTGAGATGGTGTCCCGTAGCTTTGGCGCCATATCGTCCAAGTCTGATGTCTACAGCTTCGGGATGTTATTGCTGGAGATGGCCGGTGGGCTAAGGAACGTGGATCCACGAGCGTCAAGGAGCCAGACGTACTACCCGGCATGGGTATACAATCAGCTGTGTCGGCAAGAGGTGGGTGAGATCTCGGAGGCTGTTGGTATCCATCAGGTGGAGAGGAAGCTGTGCGTCGTTGCGCTTTGGTGCATCCAGATGAAGCCAGACGAGCGACCGGCGATGAGCGAGGTGATAGACATGCTCGAAGCTGGCATCGATGGCCTGGAGATGCCTCCTGAGCCATTCTTCTGCGGGGACGAGTACGCTCCTGCTGCAGATTCTTCAGTATTATCAGAGATAAGTTCATTCTCAGAGTGA
- the LOC123076766 gene encoding rust resistance kinase Lr10-like isoform X1 produces the protein MTNSVAFPRSIILQTLVISSTLSVLLAKTGAEDTLRQAVCPSFSCGHLQDIKHPFRLGGDPPGCGLQEYELVCSDSQAIIHIDTGRYLVTNISYSDSVFWVVDASLDNSTICPIPQRNQRPYIYGLQSANTILLYPDSGQWAAFVSCSRMIKNNAIYRPVACRSTNTSFVYVLTTVLSYWSKHVEPSRGYLPMTPLGSWHPRPNGFASYDYEDVVKFMRTGFAVRFPVYFAPWTYSRIINRCLNDSMSNFHEKMSSSNILNQTLAIVGIDMHFLRCVNDHSYQTKLFWAAVVMVSAISIVKFIIVFAILSRLVFAPLSVLTFLAYKYWLTKISVDAVERFLQMQLALGPTRYAYTDITAITSHFKEKLGQGGYGSVYKGVLPGDVHVAIKMLVSSMSNGEEFISEVSSIGSIHHVNVVRLVGFCSEEMRRALVYEYMPHGSLEKYIFSPEKSFSWDKLNQIALGIARGIDYLHRGCDMQILHFDIKPHNILLDSDFTPKIADFGLAKLYPRDNSFLPVSAARGTVGYIAPEMVSRSFGAISSKSDVYSFGMLLLEMAGGLRNVDPRASRSQTYYPAWVYNQLCRQEVGEISEAVGIHQVERKLCVVALWCIQMKPDERPAMSEVIDMLEAGIDGLEMPPEPFFCGDEYAPAADSSVLSEISSFSE, from the exons ATGACGAACTCCGTTGCATTTCCACGTTCCATTATACTCCAAACATTAGTAATCTCCTCCACACTTTCAGTTCTTTTAGCCAAGACTGGAGCAGAAGATACTCTCAGGCAAGCAGTTTGCCCCTCTTTCTCCTGTGGACATCTCCAAGACATCAAGCATCCTTTCCGTTTAGGAGGTGATCCGCCTGGTTGTGGTCTTCAAGAATATGAGCTAGTTTGTAGCGATAGCCAGGCTATAATTCACATCGACACGGGAAGATATCTCGTCACTAACATTTCCTACAGCGACTCTGTTTTCTGGGTTGTTGATGCCAGTTTGGATAATAGCACCATCTGCCCTATTCCTCAGAGGAATCAACGCCCTTATATCTATGGATTGCAATCAGCTAACACGATACTGCTCTATCCGGATTCAGGCCAATGGGCCGCCTTTGTGAGTTGTTCACGCATGATAAAAAATAATGCTATTTATAGGCCTGTTGCTTGCCGGAGCACCAACACTTCTTTTGTTTATGTGTTGACTACCGTGCTTTCTTATTGGTCTAAACATGTTGAGCCTTCACGTGGATACTTGCCCATGACTCCTCTGGGAAGTTGGCATCCGAGGCCAAATGGTTTTGCAAGTTATGATTATGAAGATGTCGTAAAATTTATGAGGACAGGGTTTGCTGTTAGATTTCCTGTATATTTTGCTCCCTGGACATATTCTAGGATCATCAACAGATGCCTGAATGATTCAATGAG TAACTTCCACGAAAAGATGTCTAGTTCAAACATCCTAAATCAGACTTTGGCTATTGTTGGCATCGACATGCATTTCTTGAGATGTGTAAATGACCACTCCTACCAAACGAAATTATTTTGGGCAGCGGTGGTCATGGTATCTGCCATAAGTATTGTGAAGTTCATTATTG TGTTTGCAATACTATCCAGGTTGGTGTTTGCACCATTGTCCGTATTGACCTTCCTTGCCTACAAGTACTGGCTAACAAAGATATCAGTTGATGCAGTTGAGAGGTTCCTCCAGATGCAATTAGCTCTTGGCCCAACAAGGTACGCTTACACAGACATCACTGCGATCACTAGCCACTTCAAGGAGAAGCTGGGCCAAGGAGGCTATGGTTCCGTGTACAAAGGTGTGCTTCCCGGTGACGTCCATGTTGCCATCAAAATGTTGGTCAGTTCCATGTCCAATGGAGAAGAATTCATCAGTGAGGTGTCCAGCATCGGAAGCATTCACCATGTCAACGTAGTGCGTCTGGTGGGTTTCTGCTCGGAGGAAATGAGGAGGGCTCTTGTCTATGAGTACATGCCTCATGGATCTCTTGAGAAGTACATCTTCTCGCCAGAGAAGAGTTTCTCCTGGGACAAGCTCAATCAGATTGCTCTGGGCATTGCCAGAGGGATCGACTATCTGCACCGAGGGTGCGATATGCAGATATTACATTTCGACATCAAGCCTCACAACATCCTGTTGGACAGTGACTTCACCCCAAAAATCGCTGACTTTGGACTGGCGAAACTGTACCCCAGGGACAACAGCTTTTTGCCGGTGAGCGCTGCGCGGGGAACAGTTGGCTACATAGCTCCTGAGATGGTGTCCCGTAGCTTTGGCGCCATATCGTCCAAGTCTGATGTCTACAGCTTCGGGATGTTATTGCTGGAGATGGCCGGTGGGCTAAGGAACGTGGATCCACGAGCGTCAAGGAGCCAGACGTACTACCCGGCATGGGTATACAATCAGCTGTGTCGGCAAGAGGTGGGTGAGATCTCGGAGGCTGTTGGTATCCATCAGGTGGAGAGGAAGCTGTGCGTCGTTGCGCTTTGGTGCATCCAGATGAAGCCAGACGAGCGACCGGCGATGAGCGAGGTGATAGACATGCTCGAAGCTGGCATCGATGGCCTGGAGATGCCTCCTGAGCCATTCTTCTGCGGGGACGAGTACGCTCCTGCTGCAGATTCTTCAGTATTATCAGAGATAAGTTCATTCTCAGAGTGA
- the LOC123076766 gene encoding rust resistance kinase Lr10-like isoform X4: MSSSNILNQTLAIVGIDMHFLRCVNDHSYQTKLFWAAVVMVSAISIVKFIIVFAILSRLVFAPLSVLTFLAYKYWLTKISVDAVERFLQMQLALGPTRYAYTDITAITSHFKEKLGQGGYGSVYKGVLPGDVHVAIKMLVSSMSNGEEFISEVSSIGSIHHVNVVRLVGFCSEEMRRALVYEYMPHGSLEKYIFSPEKSFSWDKLNQIALGIARGIDYLHRGCDMQILHFDIKPHNILLDSDFTPKIADFGLAKLYPRDNSFLPVSAARGTVGYIAPEMVSRSFGAISSKSDVYSFGMLLLEMAGGLRNVDPRASRSQTYYPAWVYNQLCRQEVGEISEAVGIHQVERKLCVVALWCIQMKPDERPAMSEVIDMLEAGIDGLEMPPEPFFCGDEYAPAADSSVLSEISSFSE; the protein is encoded by the exons ATGTCTAGTTCAAACATCCTAAATCAGACTTTGGCTATTGTTGGCATCGACATGCATTTCTTGAGATGTGTAAATGACCACTCCTACCAAACGAAATTATTTTGGGCAGCGGTGGTCATGGTATCTGCCATAAGTATTGTGAAGTTCATTATTG TGTTTGCAATACTATCCAGGTTGGTGTTTGCACCATTGTCCGTATTGACCTTCCTTGCCTACAAGTACTGGCTAACAAAGATATCAGTTGATGCAGTTGAGAGGTTCCTCCAGATGCAATTAGCTCTTGGCCCAACAAGGTACGCTTACACAGACATCACTGCGATCACTAGCCACTTCAAGGAGAAGCTGGGCCAAGGAGGCTATGGTTCCGTGTACAAAGGTGTGCTTCCCGGTGACGTCCATGTTGCCATCAAAATGTTGGTCAGTTCCATGTCCAATGGAGAAGAATTCATCAGTGAGGTGTCCAGCATCGGAAGCATTCACCATGTCAACGTAGTGCGTCTGGTGGGTTTCTGCTCGGAGGAAATGAGGAGGGCTCTTGTCTATGAGTACATGCCTCATGGATCTCTTGAGAAGTACATCTTCTCGCCAGAGAAGAGTTTCTCCTGGGACAAGCTCAATCAGATTGCTCTGGGCATTGCCAGAGGGATCGACTATCTGCACCGAGGGTGCGATATGCAGATATTACATTTCGACATCAAGCCTCACAACATCCTGTTGGACAGTGACTTCACCCCAAAAATCGCTGACTTTGGACTGGCGAAACTGTACCCCAGGGACAACAGCTTTTTGCCGGTGAGCGCTGCGCGGGGAACAGTTGGCTACATAGCTCCTGAGATGGTGTCCCGTAGCTTTGGCGCCATATCGTCCAAGTCTGATGTCTACAGCTTCGGGATGTTATTGCTGGAGATGGCCGGTGGGCTAAGGAACGTGGATCCACGAGCGTCAAGGAGCCAGACGTACTACCCGGCATGGGTATACAATCAGCTGTGTCGGCAAGAGGTGGGTGAGATCTCGGAGGCTGTTGGTATCCATCAGGTGGAGAGGAAGCTGTGCGTCGTTGCGCTTTGGTGCATCCAGATGAAGCCAGACGAGCGACCGGCGATGAGCGAGGTGATAGACATGCTCGAAGCTGGCATCGATGGCCTGGAGATGCCTCCTGAGCCATTCTTCTGCGGGGACGAGTACGCTCCTGCTGCAGATTCTTCAGTATTATCAGAGATAAGTTCATTCTCAGAGTGA